The following are encoded in a window of Brettanomyces bruxellensis chromosome 9, complete sequence genomic DNA:
- the KGD2 gene encoding 2-oxoglutarate dehydrogenase complex E2 component (BUSCO:EOG09263I7I), translated as MLRTSLRQSIKSMRVTSMKGCLSRGAPLVLSKRYLQTFSSPVLGSAMRAQVSRNMFSNNLTFRSSFQLKFTRGEATIIKVPEMAESITEGTLASFTKKVGDYIGQDELLATIETDKIDVEVNSPVGGTVRELLANPDDDVEVGQDLAKIEPGPPPAGGAKPAETEPSKPDEEAPKAEAATEKPAPKPKAASIPAAAAVAASAPKPTSVPSPSSSNSEPAPAAKSSVPPPTAPRVVSPYGQFSRSEERIKMNRMRRRIAERLKTAQNTAASLTTFNEVDMTSIMEMRKLYKDEFLKKTGIKMGFMGPFSKACTLAAKDFPSVGAAIENDDTLVYRDYMDISVAVATPKGLVTPVVRNAESLSILDIEAEISNLAKKARDGKLSLEDLAGGTFTISNGGIFGSLYGTPIINSPQTAVLGLHGIKQRPVTVNGKIESRPMMYLALTYDHRVLDGREAVSFLRTVKELIEDPRKMLLM; from the coding sequence ATGCTTAGAACCTCTCTGAGACAGTCGATTAAGAGCATGAGAGTCACTTCAATGAAGGGGTGTCTCTCCAGAGGAGCACCTCTTGTTCTCTCTAAACGATATTTACAGACTTTTTCAAGTCCCGTTCTCGGCTCCGCCATGAGAGCTCAAGTTTCACGCAACATGTTTTCCAATAATTTGACGTTCAGATCATCTTTCCAACTGAAGTTTACTAGGGGTGAAGCTACTATTATTAAAGTGCCAGAAATGGCCGAGTCTATTACAGAGGGTACGTTAGCTTCTTTTACCAAAAAAGTTGGCGACTACATTGGCCAGGATGAGTTGTTGGCTACCATCGAAACTGACAAAATTGATGTCGAGGTGAACTCACCAGTTGGAGGAACAGTGAGGGAATTATTGGCCAATCccgatgatgatgttgaagtcGGCCAGGATTTGGCGAAGATAGAGCCTGGGCCACCACCAGCAGGTGGTGCAAAACCAGCTGAGACAGAACCTTCCAAGCCTGACGAGGAGGCACCTAAAGCGGAAGCCGCAACTGAGAAACCAGCTCCTAAACCAAAAGCTGCATCTATACCTGCTGCTGCCGCTGTCGCTGCTTCTGCTCCAAAGCCAACTTCTGTtccatctccttcttcatccaaTTCAGAGCCAGCACCCGCTGCAAAAAGTTCCGTTCCTCCACCTACTGCACCAAGAGTGGTCAGCCCATATGGCCAGTTTTCACGTTCAGAGGAGAGAATCAAGATGAATagaatgagaagaagaattgcAGAGAGATTGAAAACCGCCCAAAACACTGCTGCATCTCTCACAACTTTCAACGAGGTTGATATGACCTCTATTATGGAAATGAGAAAGCTGTACAAGGACGAATTCCTCAAGAAGACTGGAATCAAAATGGGATTTATGGGCCCATTCTCTAAAGCATGTACTTTGGCAGCAAAGGATTTCCCATCCGTTGGTGCAGCCATCGAAAACGATGACACTTTGGTTTACAGGGATTATATGGATATTTCTGTGGCTGTTGCCACGCCGAAAGGGTTGGTTACGCCAGTTGTTAGAAATGCAGAATCTCTCTCGATACTAGACATTGAAGCTGAAATCTCAAATCTGGCAAAGAAGGCTAGGGACGGCAAACTTTCTCTTGAAGATCTTGCGGGTGGAACTTTCACAATTTCTAACGGTGGTATCTTTGGATCTTTGTACGGTACACCCATTATAAATTCTCCACAGACTGCTGTGTTAGGTTTGCACGGTATCAAGCAGAGACCTGTTACCGTGAATGGTAAGATTGAATCGAGACCAATGATGTACTTAGCCTTAACATATGATCATAGAGTTCTAGATGGAAGGGAGGCCGTCAGCTTTTTGAGAACTGTGAAAGAATTGATTGAGGATCCAAGAAAGATGCTGTTGATGtga
- the TIF6 gene encoding Eukaryotic translation initiation factor 6 (BUSCO:EOG092644O2) yields MATRAQFENSNEVGVFSKLTNSYCLVALGGSENFYSAFEAELGDVIPVVHTTIAGTKIIGRMVAGNRRGLLVPSQTTDQELMHLRNSLPDSVKIQRVEERLSALGNVICCNDYVALVHPDIERETEEIIADTLGVEVFRQTIAGNVLVGSYCCISNQGGLVHPQTPIQDQEELSSLLQVPLVAGTVNRGSPVIGAGMVVNDWLSVTGLATTAPELSVIESIFKLQDAQPDAISGSLRDTLIETYS; encoded by the coding sequence ATGGCTACCAGAGCACAGTTTGAAAATTCTAATGAAGTTGGTGTTTTCTCCAAACTTACAAACTCCTATTGTTTGGTTGCACTTGGAGGATCAGAAAACTTTTATTCTGCGTTCGAAGCAGAGCTTGGTGATGTGATTCCAGTTGTTCATACAACAATCGCTGGAACAAAGATTATTGGAAGAATGGTTGCAGGAAACAGAAGGGGATTATTGGTGCCATCTCAAACAACGGATCAAGAATTGATGCATCTACGAAACAGTTTACCAGACAGTGTTAAAATTCAAAGAGTTGAGGAAAGATTATCTGCTTTGGGAAATGTCATTTGTTGCAATGATTATGTGGCATTAGTACACCCAGATATTGAACGGGAGACAGAAGAAATTATAGCAGATACATTGGGCGTTGAAGTGTTTAGACAAACTATTGCTGGAAATGTTCTAGTTGGTTCATACTGTTGTATATCTAACCAGGGTGGATTAGTTCACCCTCAGACTCCTATTCAAGATCAGGAAGAACTTTCATCATTGCTTCAAGTTCCACTTGTGGCGGGAACCGTTAACAGAGGCTCTCCAGTCATCGGTGCTGGTATGGTTGTGAATGACTGGCTTTCAGTCACTGGTTTGGCTACGACCGCTCCAGAACTATCTGTCATTGAGAGTATATTTAAATTGCAGGATGCTCAGCCAGATGCCATATCTGGATCGTTGCGTGATACTCTTATTGAGACATACTCATGA
- the ACO1 gene encoding Aconitate hydratase mitochondrial, which translates to MLAATRGLRVPRQCRGLASAVSSSLSRDSKVHMNNLESHSFINYKKNLENLAIVRKRLNRPLTYAEKILYSHLDDPATADIRRGASYLKLRPDRVACQDATAQMAILQFISAGLPSVATPATVHCDHLIQAQKSGPEDLVRAKKLNKEVYDFLASACAKYNIGFWKPGSGIIHQILLENYAFPGALSIGTDSHTPNAGGLGQLAIGVGGADAVDVLAGQPWELKAPKYIGVKLTGKMSGWTAPKDIILKLAGITTVKGGTGAIVEYFGDGVETFSCTGMATICNMGAEIGATTSVFPFNKSMVEYLNATGRSEISDFANLYHDYLSADKGCEYDQVIEINLSNLEPYVNGPFTPDLATPVSKMKEVAPKKGWPTDVRVSLIGSCTNSSYEDMSRAASIIKDAEAHGLKAKTLFTVTPGSERIRATIERDGFLQTFRDFGGKVLANACGPCIGQWDRKDIKKGDKNTIVSSFNRNFTSRNDGNPQTHAFVASPDMVVAYSIAGDLRFNPMTDTLKGADGKEFKLKPPHGIGLPPKGYDLGEKVYQAPPEDRASVEVAIDPKSDRLQKLVPFKPWDGKDPKNMPILIKSFGKTTTDHISMAGPWLKYRGHLQNISNNYMIGAINIVNKKANNVQNHYTGKWDGVPDTAKWYRDHGHKWVVIGSENFGEGSSREHAALEPRYLGAFAIVTRSFARIHETNLKKQGLLALNFKDPADYDKINPSDEIDIVGLDKFAPGRDLTMVVHPKDGKAWECPLTHTFNKEQIEWFKAGSALNNMKNIFAAEKAARN; encoded by the coding sequence ATGCTTGCAGCAACTAGAGGATTGAGAGTTCCAAGGCAGTGCAGAGGCCTCGCCTCGGCTGTCTCTAGCAGCTTAAGCAGAGACTCAAAAGTGCACATGAATAACTTGGAGTCGCACTCTTTCATCAATTACAAAAAGAACTTGGAAAATCTTGCAATCGTTAGAAAGAGATTGAACAGACCACTTACATATGCAGAAAAAATCTTATACTCACATTTGGATGATCCTGCCACTGCTGATATTCGCAGAGGTGCTTCATACCTGAAACTCAGGCCGGACAGAGTTGCTTGCCAGGATGCAACTGCTCAGATGGCTATTCTTCAATTCATTTCGGCAGGCCTTCCATCCGTTGCCACGCCTGCAACCGTCCACTGTGATCATTTGATTCAGGCCCAGAAAAGTGGACCTGAGGATTTGGTTAGAGCaaagaagttgaacaaGGAGGTTTACGATTTCTTGGCATCTGCCTGTGCCAAATATAACATTGGCTTTTGGAAGCCTGGTTCCGGTATTATTCACCAGATTCTTTTGGAGAACTACGCATTCCCAGGTGCCTTGTCTATTGGTACTGACTCTCACACACCTAATGCTGGTGGATTGGGTCAATTGGCAATTGGTGTTGGTGGTGCTGATGCCGTCGATGTGCTGGCAGGCCAGCCTTGGGAGTTAAAGGCTCCAAAATACATCGGTGTGAAGTTGACCGGTAAGATGTCTGGATGGACTGCTCCTAAGGATATCATTTTGAAACTTGCCGGAATTACTACTGTGAAAGGTGGTACCGGAGCAATTGTTGAGTACTTTGGTGATGGTGTTGAGACATTCTCCTGTACCGGTATGGCCACTATCTGTAATATGGGTGCTGAGATTGGTGCTACAACATCCGTTTTCCCATTCAACAAGTCTATGGTTGAGTACTTAAATGCTACCGGCAGATCTGAGATTTCCGACTTTGCTAACTTGTACCATGACTACTTGTCTGCAGATAAAGGTTGTGAGTACGATCAGGTTATTGAGATTAACTTGAGCAACTTGGAACCTTACGTTAATGGTCCATTTACCCCAGATCTTGCCACCCCAGTctcaaaaatgaaggagGTTGCTCCAAAGAAGGGATGGCCAACAGACGTCAGGGTCAGTTTGATTGGTTCGTGCACCAACTCTTCGTACGAAGATATGTCTCGTGCCGCCTCAATTATTAAGGATGCTGAGGCTCATGGCTTGAAGGCCAAGACTTTGTTCACGGTTACGCCAGGTTCCGAGAGAATTAGGGCAACTATTGAGCGTGATGGATTCCTTCAGACTTTCCGTGACTTCGGAGGCAAGGTTCTTGCAAATGCATGTGGACCATGTATCGGTCAATGGGACAGGAAGGATATCAAGAAGGGTGACAAGAATACGATTGTTTCCTCTTTCAACAGGAACTTCACTTCAAGAAACGATGGAAACCCTCAGACTCATGCTTTCGTCGCTTCTCCAGATATGGTTGTTGCATATTCCATTGCCGGCGACTTGAGATTCAATCCTATGACTGACACCCTCAAGGGAGCCGATGGAAAGGAGTTCAAGTTGAAGCCACCTCATGGAATTGGTCTTCCACCAAAGGGATATGATCTTGGTGAAAAGGTTTACCAGGCTCCACCCGAAGATAGAGCAAGCGTTGAGGTCGCTATTGATCCAAAGTCCGACAGATTGCAGAAATTGGTGCCTTTCAAGCCTTGGGATGGAAAGGATCCAAAGAATATGCCAATTTTGATTAAGTCATTCGGAAAGACCACTACTGATCATATCTCTATGGCTGGTCCTTGGTTAAAGTACCGTGGACATTTGCAGAATATCTCTAACAACTACATGATTGGTGCAATCAACATTGTTAACAAGAAAGCTAACAACGTCCAAAACCATTACACTGGAAAGTGGGACGGTGTTCCAGACACGGCCAAATGGTACAGGGACCATGGCCACAAGTGGGTCGTTATTGGAAGTGAGAACTTTGGTGAAGGTTCTTCCAGGGAGCACGCCGCTTTAGAGCCAAGATACTTGGGAGCATTCGCCATCGTGACAAGATCATTTGCCAGAATTCACGAGACTaacttgaagaagcagGGTCTTCTTGCCTTGAACTTTAAAGATCCTGCAGATTACGACAAGATAAACCCATCTGATGAGATTGATATTGTTGGTCTAGACAAATTCGCTCCTGGTAGAGATTTGACCATGGTTGTGCATCCAAAGGACGGCAAGGCATGGGAATGCCCATTGACTCACACCTTCAACAAGGAGCAGATTGAATGGTTCAAAGCTGGTTCTGCTTTGAACAACATGAAGAACATATTTGCTGCTGAGAAAGCTGCTAGAAACTGA
- a CDS encoding uncharacterized protein (BUSCO:EOG092611HB), with protein sequence MTTVLKNQSKQLLTAKTLTLHWHDNSLPVYSVDFQPNREGTRSERLATGGGDGNVRIWKVIYTNNDPINGQSVESVEYLSNIGKHTQAVNCVRFDPSGQFLASASDDGSVMIWELSDKLVQEFGANDEFLKESWSLKTAAFSPSSSEIYDISWSPDSKFIVCGSMDNFVRVFDTKTGMVVSQIRDHTHYVQGVQWDPRNKFICSQSADRSVHLYNILSSKKDHDFIEVALKASINIYRAKVDFNVSCPTSMSTSSSRNDNSSEKPRRYLYKNETLQSFFRRLAISPDGSLLISPCGLYKSSEASENENAVFIHIRAGLRRPPVMCISGFKKPAIAVRFSPVLFKLQEGESGYIDLPYRMIFAIATQDSIFVYDTQRLEPLAVAASIHYAVITDICWSADGKVLMASSADGFVSSIVFDDDLIGKDIVTYDIPSYVSSHPIESNEIEIEKTEVGDHLNTSEKKLEERHDGSPSLNIIDASSTVSLSPSIVEMLKISSESRDKASIKSHEVLKKPSAISSDDDEVVELAVQKAHNERTKSGIDCILHKAKGLNGDHKESNAEFACTTMSKSGMEKHKRRRIAPTLISTLTRDK encoded by the coding sequence ATGACAACCGTAttaaaaaatcaatcaAAACAGCTACTTACAGCCAAAACTCTCACTTTACATTGGCATGATAACTCTCTTCCGGTGTATAGTGTGGATTTTCAACCAAATAGAGAAGGAACTAGATCCGAAAGATTGGCAACAGGGGGAGGTGATGGTAATGTTCGTATTTGGAAGGTAATATACACGAATAATGATCCAATAAATGGTCAAAGTGTGGAATCAGTTGAATATTTAAGCAATATAGGAAAGCATACACAGGCAGTAAATTGTGTTAGGTTTGATCCCTCTGGACAGTTTCTTGCAAGTGCATCAGATGATGGGAGTGTTATGATATGGGAGCTGTCAGACAAACTTGTTCAGGAATTTGGTGCGAACGAtgaatttttaaaagagaGCTGGTCTCTTAAGACGGCTGCATTTTCACCATCCAGTTCTGAAATATATGATATAAGTTGGTCTCCGGACTCGAAATTCATAGTATGTGGCTCGATGGATAATTTTGTACGTGTTTTTGATACAAAAACTGGAATGGTTGTTTCACAAATAAGGGATCATACGCATTATGTTCAAGGAGTTCAATGGGATCCCAGAAACAAGTTTATATGTTCACAATCAGCCGACAGATCCGTTCATTTATATAATATTCTTAGCAGCAAAAAGGACCACGATTTTATTGAAGTTGCACTGAAAGCCTCTATTAATATATACAGAGCAAAGGTTGATTTCAATGTTTCTTGTCCTACTTCCATGTCTACTTCCTCATCGCGGAATGATAATTCATCGGAAAAACCAAGGAGGTATCTTTACAAGAATGAGACGTTACAGTCATTTTTCCGTCGGTTAGCCATATCTCCTGACGGTTCTCTTCTCATTTCGCCGTGTGGTCTGTACAAGAGCTCCGAAGCATCGGAAAATGAGAATGCAGTTTTTATTCACATTCGTGCCGGGTTGAGGCGGCCTCCGGTTATGTGTATTTCAGGATTTAAGAAGCCCGCAATTGCTGTGCGATTTAGTCCTGTTCTGTTTAAATTACAAGAAGGGGAAAGTGGTTATATAGACCTTCCATATCGAATGATTTTTGCAATTGCGACACAagattcaatttttgtttacgATACTCAACGATTAGAGCCTTTAGCTGTTGCTGCGAGTATTCACTATGCTGTTATAACAGATATTTGTTGGTCCGCTGATGGTAAAGTTTTAATGGCTTCTTCAGCTGATGGCTTTGTTTCTAGCATCGTATTTGATGACGATTTAATAGGGAAGGATATTGTGACTTATGATATTCCTTCCTACGTTAGTAGTCATCCGATCGAGTcaaatgaaattgaaatagAGAAAACAGAAGTAGGTGATCATTTAAACacttctgaaaaaaaactaGAAGAACGGCATGACGGAAGCCCTTCTCTAAATATTATCGATGCATCATCCACAGTTTCGCTTTCCCCATCCATAGTTGagatgttgaagatatCTTCTGAGAGTCGTGATAAGGCCTCAATAAAAAGCCATGAGGTTCTTAAGAAGCCAAGTGCCATAtcttctgatgatgatgaagttgTTGAATTGGCTGTACAGAAAGCGCATAATGAAAGAACGAAATCAGGTATTGATTGCATTCTTCACAAAGCCAAAGGGTTAAATGGAGACCACAAAGAATCTAACGCTGAATTTGCATGTACAACTATGTCAAAATCTGGGATGGAGAAACATAAACGACGCAGAATAGCGCCTACATTGATATCCACATTAACCCGTGATAAATAA